In a single window of the Nodularia spumigena CCY9414 genome:
- a CDS encoding proton extrusion protein PcxA, protein MLTMRIPIFSQKIYPFLLSAYRWYLLTPERSLEEAYKAALHIQAIEDDHFHGNKIDLNSAIYSNSVMDYFESDLKQHLKTARMRLTEFRASRLFSNESHQRAAHKTGIEYPSPTLILEKLEFIDQVISKYHNLDNEINSPALVNKPQIVKVDVPTSETSPQKLPIQNQEPQKKQRGKADTMGILPRSILSTIGRLQVELDPNAEEDVVKNFRLTQRRTIISIRFILLLIIVPLLTHQISKVLIVGPIINHFRGSETAEIFLNLEMEEEALIELQRFEEKIKFKNLISSAPRLSAEEIEVEMEDKAREIAEQFRRESANAIKNVFSDIFSVGAFIYLLVISKPSIMVLKDFFDHIVYGLSDSAKAFIIILFTDVFVGFHSPHGWEVILEGVSRHWGLPANRDFIFLFIATFPVILDTIFKYWIFRYLNRISPSAVATYRNMNE, encoded by the coding sequence TTGCTGACGATGAGAATACCGATTTTTAGCCAAAAAATTTACCCTTTTTTACTGTCTGCTTACCGATGGTACTTACTCACCCCAGAGCGTTCATTAGAGGAAGCTTATAAGGCAGCATTACACATTCAAGCCATAGAAGATGACCATTTTCATGGTAATAAAATAGACTTAAACTCAGCCATCTACAGCAACAGTGTAATGGATTACTTTGAGTCAGATTTAAAGCAACATTTAAAAACTGCCCGGATGCGACTAACAGAGTTTCGAGCCAGTCGTTTGTTTTCCAATGAATCTCATCAAAGAGCCGCGCACAAAACAGGTATAGAGTATCCTAGTCCTACCTTAATTTTAGAGAAATTAGAATTTATTGATCAAGTTATCTCAAAATATCATAACTTGGATAACGAGATCAATTCCCCGGCTTTAGTCAATAAACCTCAAATTGTTAAAGTTGATGTACCTACCTCTGAAACATCACCACAAAAATTACCAATTCAAAATCAAGAACCGCAGAAAAAACAGCGCGGTAAAGCTGATACAATGGGGATACTGCCCCGGTCGATTTTAAGTACCATCGGCCGTCTGCAAGTTGAATTAGACCCCAATGCTGAAGAAGATGTTGTTAAAAACTTCCGTCTAACTCAAAGAAGAACCATAATATCTATTAGATTTATTTTACTATTAATTATAGTACCTCTGTTAACTCATCAAATATCAAAGGTATTAATAGTAGGACCGATAATCAACCATTTTAGAGGTTCCGAAACAGCCGAAATCTTTCTCAATTTAGAAATGGAGGAAGAAGCATTAATAGAACTGCAAAGATTTGAAGAAAAAATCAAATTTAAAAATCTAATTAGTAGCGCCCCGCGACTATCTGCGGAAGAGATAGAAGTTGAGATGGAAGATAAAGCCCGTGAAATTGCGGAACAATTTCGTCGCGAAAGTGCCAACGCTATTAAAAATGTTTTTTCTGATATTTTCTCGGTAGGTGCTTTTATTTATCTGTTGGTAATCAGCAAGCCTTCGATTATGGTGCTAAAAGATTTCTTTGATCATATTGTCTATGGTCTGAGTGATAGTGCTAAGGCATTTATCATTATTTTATTTACTGATGTATTTGTCGGCTTTCACTCTCCGCACGGTTGGGAAGTAATTTTAGAAGGTGTATCACGTCATTGGGGTTTACCAGCTAATCGAGATTTTATCTTCTTATTTATTGCTACGTTTCCCGTGATTTTAGATACTATCTTTAAATATTGGATTTTCCGTTATTTAAACCGCATCTCGCCTTCCGCAGTTGCTACATATCGGAATATGAATGAATGA
- the msrA gene encoding peptide-methionine (S)-S-oxide reductase MsrA → MGLFGFGKKLAIPTPEEALPGRAKSMPVPNEHYVNKNTLTAPFPEGLEKAIFGLGCFWGAERKFWQLPGVYTTAVGYAAGSTPNPSYDEVCSGMTGHNEVVLVVFDPNVVSFSQLLKVFWESHNPTQGMRQGNDAGTQYRSGIYVYSPQQKQLAEASRDAYQEALNKAGYGKITTEILDAPEFYYAEAYHQQYLAKNPNGYCGLGGTKVACPIGVVESQISG, encoded by the coding sequence ATGGGACTATTTGGATTTGGTAAAAAGCTGGCTATCCCCACTCCTGAAGAAGCTTTACCAGGAAGAGCAAAATCAATGCCAGTACCCAATGAACACTATGTCAATAAGAATACTTTAACAGCGCCTTTTCCTGAAGGATTGGAGAAAGCAATATTTGGTTTAGGCTGCTTTTGGGGTGCAGAACGCAAATTTTGGCAACTTCCAGGAGTTTACACAACTGCGGTGGGTTATGCTGCTGGTAGCACCCCAAACCCCAGTTATGATGAAGTATGTAGCGGCATGACTGGTCACAATGAGGTAGTCTTGGTTGTCTTTGATCCTAACGTGGTTAGTTTCTCTCAACTACTAAAAGTTTTTTGGGAAAGCCATAACCCCACCCAAGGAATGCGCCAAGGTAATGATGCTGGTACTCAATACCGTTCGGGAATTTATGTTTATTCCCCACAGCAGAAGCAACTAGCAGAAGCATCGCGGGACGCTTATCAGGAAGCACTCAACAAAGCAGGTTATGGGAAGATTACCACAGAAATTTTAGATGCACCTGAATTTTACTACGCAGAAGCTTATCATCAGCAGTATTTAGCCAAAAACCCCAATGGCTATTGTGGGTTAGGAGGAACAAAGGTTGCTTGTCCCATCGGTGTAGTAGAATCTCAAATTAGTGGCTAG
- a CDS encoding 4Fe-4S single cluster domain-containing protein: protein MESKLTEPSAALTEIPAGYLNIMGYVDESEVNGPGSRAVVWVQGCPRECSGCFNPESWSFGINQLISVDTLAQNILSKPNNTGVTFSGGEPFWQATALASLARKLKAAGLNIMSFTGFTLKQLQSASAPPDSAALLAELDILIDGPFVDSLAINSPTSLVSSSNQGVNVFNPDLADQMTWASDQIEIHILKDGSRIVTGYQGGLSK, encoded by the coding sequence ATGGAAAGTAAACTAACGGAACCATCAGCAGCACTCACAGAAATTCCGGCTGGCTATCTGAATATTATGGGTTACGTGGATGAGTCAGAAGTTAATGGTCCGGGAAGTCGTGCTGTTGTCTGGGTTCAAGGTTGTCCGCGTGAATGTTCTGGTTGCTTTAATCCTGAGTCTTGGTCTTTTGGGATTAATCAATTAATTTCTGTTGATACTCTCGCGCAGAATATCCTCAGCAAACCTAATAATACAGGTGTGACGTTTTCCGGTGGGGAACCTTTTTGGCAAGCAACTGCACTAGCGTCTTTGGCTCGTAAGCTCAAAGCTGCGGGTTTAAATATAATGTCTTTTACTGGATTCACCCTCAAGCAATTACAGTCTGCATCAGCACCACCAGATTCCGCCGCATTATTAGCAGAATTAGATATCTTGATTGATGGTCCTTTTGTGGACTCTCTAGCAATTAATTCTCCCACGTCTTTGGTTTCTTCTAGCAATCAAGGCGTTAATGTTTTTAACCCAGATTTAGCAGACCAGATGACTTGGGCAAGTGACCAGATAGAAATCCATATTCTTAAAGATGGTAGCAGAATTGTGACTGGTTATCAAGGGGGTTTGAGTAAATAA
- a CDS encoding CocE/NonD family hydrolase, with protein MHKILPKQTASMQTRDGIRLDADIYRPEAEGEYPVLLMRQPYGRAIASTVVYAHPIWYAAHGYIVVIQDVRGRGTSEGEFQLFKHEIADGEDTVNWAAKLPGSNGKVGMYGFSYQGMTQLYAASAKPPALKTICPAMIGYDLYTDWAYEGGAFCLQTNLAWAIQLATETARLRKDKTAYEALFAASRNLPVTHPEILQQLAPESFYHQWLTYSHPDTYWEKLSPKNHLQNIDLPMFHIGGWFDTYLRGTWHLYQYMIARSTTPQHLIIGPWAHLPWGRKVGGVDFGVNAVSPVDQMQVRWFDQFLKGMNTGLLEEDPVCLFEIGSNIWHSYPTIPKVNQKSYFLSTTGLANIREDSGSLIQNPKSKIPNSFDVLVHDPWRPVPALGGHAGMPAGVFERSHLDCRADVLTYTSEPLTENLHLLGNVAVEIFCSADQPSYDLCAVLSEVHPDGCVYNLTQGYVHCPPGSEQAPTKIQLQPTCARIAQGNALRLSLSAACFPAYAMNSGSGTVRSSGELMNAQVITITVNCGDGFLSQVLLPLRVN; from the coding sequence ATGCACAAAATCCTACCCAAACAAACAGCCTCCATGCAAACCCGCGACGGTATCCGCCTAGATGCAGATATTTATCGCCCCGAAGCAGAGGGAGAATATCCCGTTTTATTAATGCGCCAACCCTATGGAAGAGCGATCGCCTCCACAGTTGTCTATGCCCATCCCATTTGGTATGCTGCACATGGCTATATTGTAGTTATTCAAGACGTAAGAGGAAGAGGCACATCCGAAGGTGAATTTCAGCTATTTAAGCACGAAATCGCCGATGGAGAAGACACCGTAAACTGGGCGGCGAAACTCCCTGGTAGTAACGGCAAAGTGGGGATGTATGGCTTTTCCTATCAAGGAATGACTCAACTATATGCCGCATCTGCAAAACCACCAGCATTAAAAACAATTTGCCCAGCCATGATTGGCTATGATTTATATACAGATTGGGCTTATGAAGGGGGTGCATTTTGTTTACAAACTAACCTCGCTTGGGCAATTCAACTAGCTACAGAAACCGCTCGTTTACGCAAAGACAAAACAGCTTATGAAGCATTATTTGCTGCGTCTCGTAATTTACCTGTAACTCATCCCGAAATTCTCCAGCAACTCGCCCCAGAATCATTTTATCATCAGTGGCTGACATATTCTCATCCCGATACATACTGGGAAAAACTTTCGCCTAAAAACCACTTACAAAATATTGATTTGCCCATGTTCCATATCGGGGGATGGTTTGATACTTACCTGCGAGGAACTTGGCATTTATATCAATATATGATCGCCCGTAGCACCACACCCCAACATTTAATCATTGGTCCTTGGGCGCATTTGCCTTGGGGTCGCAAAGTTGGTGGAGTTGATTTTGGTGTTAATGCTGTGAGTCCTGTTGACCAGATGCAAGTTCGCTGGTTTGACCAGTTTCTCAAAGGTATGAATACAGGATTACTTGAAGAAGATCCTGTTTGTCTATTTGAGATAGGAAGTAATATTTGGCATAGTTATCCAACTATCCCTAAAGTAAACCAGAAATCTTATTTTTTGTCAACCACCGGACTGGCTAATATCAGAGAAGATTCTGGAAGCCTAATCCAAAATCCAAAATCTAAAATCCCAAATTCCTTTGATGTCTTAGTACATGACCCTTGGCGACCGGTTCCCGCTTTGGGTGGTCATGCAGGAATGCCGGCGGGTGTTTTTGAGCGATCGCATTTAGATTGTCGTGCTGATGTTTTAACTTACACCAGCGAACCCTTAACAGAAAACTTGCATTTACTAGGGAATGTCGCGGTGGAAATCTTTTGTAGTGCCGACCAACCCAGTTATGATTTGTGTGCAGTGCTGTCAGAAGTCCATCCCGATGGCTGCGTCTATAACTTAACTCAAGGTTATGTCCATTGTCCCCCAGGTTCAGAACAAGCGCCGACCAAAATTCAACTCCAACCTACTTGTGCGCGAATTGCTCAAGGTAATGCCCTGCGTTTGAGTTTGAGTGCTGCCTGTTTTCCTGCTTATGCGATGAATTCTGGAAGTGGTACAGTAAGAAGTAGTGGGGAGTTGATGAATGCTCAGGTAATCACAATTACGGTAAATTGTGGAGATGGTTTTCTTTCTCAAGTTTTGCTGCCGTTAAGAGTTAATTAA
- a CDS encoding Uma2 family endonuclease, translated as METLTLSIPPSVGLTDEQFYQLCIANEPWQLELTQTGELIIMPPTGGESGIRNSDLITELNLWNRKTKLGKVFDSSTEFKLPNGAYRCPDAAWVKLERWEALTKDEKRRFPPLCPDFVIELRSESDSLAKLGAKMREYQENGARLGWLIDPQTPSVEIYRPGQDVEVLNFSFERPPQVSGEEVLRGFVLDLMIILNP; from the coding sequence ATGGAAACCCTCACCTTAAGCATACCTCCAAGCGTAGGTTTAACCGATGAGCAGTTTTATCAACTCTGCATTGCTAACGAACCTTGGCAATTAGAACTTACCCAGACTGGAGAATTAATTATTATGCCCCCAACAGGCGGTGAAAGCGGAATTAGAAACTCTGATTTAATCACAGAGTTAAATTTATGGAACCGTAAAACCAAGTTAGGCAAAGTCTTTGACTCTTCGACTGAGTTTAAATTACCCAATGGTGCATATCGCTGTCCCGATGCGGCTTGGGTGAAGTTAGAACGTTGGGAAGCTTTAACTAAAGATGAAAAAAGACGTTTTCCGCCGCTTTGTCCTGATTTTGTAATTGAACTGCGTTCAGAAAGTGATAGTTTAGCTAAATTAGGCGCTAAAATGCGGGAGTATCAAGAAAATGGTGCGCGGTTAGGTTGGTTAATTGATCCGCAAACACCTTCGGTAGAAATTTATCGCCCAGGACAAGATGTAGAAGTTTTAAATTTCTCTTTTGAGAGACCTCCTCAAGTTTCTGGTGAAGAAGTTCTACGTGGTTTTGTTTTAGATTTGATGATTATTTTAAATCCATAG
- a CDS encoding cupin domain-containing protein, translating into MQATKCVIPVIKSPKDYQTYRISPDDSNRLAIIFDSINANTSLTCCIEIFDVGGQTPPNRHQWAVEMFFVLKGEGVAMCDGKSVKIQAGDSLLVPPTGTHLIKNIGKSRLYTLTVMVPNEDFSELIRSGIPVELDAEDMEVLGRSNALMPC; encoded by the coding sequence ATGCAAGCTACTAAATGTGTAATTCCTGTGATCAAATCTCCCAAGGATTATCAAACATATCGCATCAGTCCAGATGATTCTAATCGGCTGGCGATTATTTTTGATTCCATCAATGCGAATACTTCTTTAACTTGCTGCATCGAAATTTTTGATGTGGGTGGACAAACACCACCAAACCGTCATCAATGGGCGGTGGAAATGTTTTTTGTCCTCAAAGGGGAAGGGGTAGCTATGTGTGATGGGAAGAGTGTCAAAATTCAAGCCGGGGATAGTTTGTTAGTACCTCCAACTGGAACTCATTTAATTAAGAATATAGGGAAATCTCGCTTATATACTTTAACGGTGATGGTTCCTAATGAAGATTTTTCGGAATTAATTCGCAGTGGGATTCCGGTGGAATTAGATGCAGAGGATATGGAAGTTTTAGGAAGATCAAATGCGTTGATGCCTTGTTAA
- a CDS encoding cysteine hydrolase family protein produces the protein MNLPLRRLGVEPNAWTVNQDIADITRPPKTPQPVILPTETKTLHLDLAKTAIIIIDMQNDFCHPDGWLAHIGVDVTPARQPIAPLNSLLPKLRAVDVPIIWLNWGNRPDLLNVSAALMHVYNPTGSGVGLGDSLPSNGAKVLMAGSWAASVVDGLQQLPEDIRVDKYRMSGFWDTPLDSILRNLGRTTLLFGGVNADQCVMSTLCDANFLGYDCILVKNCTATTSPEYCWLATLYNVKQCFGFVTDSEAILKVLT, from the coding sequence ATGAATTTACCATTACGGAGATTGGGAGTTGAACCAAATGCGTGGACTGTAAATCAGGATATCGCAGATATTACTCGTCCTCCAAAGACCCCACAACCGGTTATCTTACCCACAGAAACCAAAACTCTGCACCTCGACTTAGCAAAAACCGCCATCATCATCATTGATATGCAAAACGACTTCTGTCACCCCGATGGATGGTTAGCGCATATTGGCGTAGATGTCACACCAGCACGTCAACCCATCGCACCTTTAAATAGTTTACTGCCAAAACTACGTGCTGTGGATGTGCCGATAATTTGGCTTAACTGGGGAAATCGTCCCGACTTACTCAATGTTAGTGCGGCTTTAATGCACGTCTACAACCCCACAGGATCAGGCGTAGGATTGGGCGATTCTCTGCCCAGCAACGGTGCTAAAGTCCTGATGGCGGGTAGTTGGGCGGCCTCGGTCGTAGATGGACTGCAACAGCTACCAGAAGATATTCGAGTGGATAAATACCGCATGAGTGGCTTTTGGGATACGCCTTTAGATAGTATTCTGCGGAACTTGGGAAGAACGACACTATTATTTGGAGGTGTGAATGCTGATCAATGTGTGATGTCTACCCTATGTGATGCCAATTTTTTAGGCTATGACTGCATTTTAGTTAAGAATTGCACAGCTACGACTTCTCCTGAGTATTGTTGGCTGGCGACATTATATAACGTTAAGCAATGTTTCGGTTTTGTAACTGATTCAGAAGCGATTTTAAAAGTGCTGACTTAG
- a CDS encoding amidohydrolase produces MNFTIQNVLIATNDDYATVDVQVIDGTIAAIAPDLDVIGTAVDGSNKLLLPGFVNAHTHSSEMWQRGIMSIFPLELWLAELYDFAPLDLEKVYLSALGTAVETLLSGGTSVVDHLVLTPGKELETIATAVRAYREVGIRAFIAPLIQDESLSAGIPSGETEQNHEPYFRSTTATLEIIEEAVKQFHRPEEGVSILVAPTGIQLCSDGLFKGCIELSDRYNLCRHSHLLETKAQEKLAQEKYGCTAVEHLQRIGYLGDRTSLAHCVWLNDHDITILAQTQCTVVHNPLSNLRLGSGIAPILKYIKSGVNVTFGCDGASSNDSQDLLEAIKMGSILHNITDSDYQNWITPKKAVEMASLGGAKGLNIADQIGSLTVGKQADLVMYDLTNLSLLPRTDPIGLLVLGRPTNVVHSAWINGKQIVSKNQINTINIDNLRQELFNRSQWETKRKSQTVAQIETHYRQVMDL; encoded by the coding sequence GTGAATTTTACGATTCAAAACGTTCTGATTGCTACCAATGACGATTATGCCACCGTAGATGTGCAGGTTATTGATGGTACAATAGCGGCGATCGCACCGGATTTAGATGTCATCGGTACTGCTGTTGATGGTAGCAATAAACTATTACTCCCTGGTTTCGTCAACGCCCACACCCATTCCTCAGAAATGTGGCAACGGGGAATTATGTCAATTTTTCCTTTAGAATTATGGCTAGCCGAATTATATGATTTTGCACCCCTCGATTTAGAAAAAGTTTATCTGAGTGCTTTGGGAACAGCTGTAGAAACTTTACTTTCCGGTGGAACCAGTGTAGTAGATCATTTGGTGTTAACTCCTGGAAAAGAATTAGAAACCATCGCCACTGCGGTGCGTGCTTATCGAGAAGTGGGAATTCGGGCTTTTATTGCGCCACTAATTCAAGATGAATCCCTCAGCGCTGGGATACCTTCGGGGGAAACAGAACAAAACCATGAACCTTATTTTCGCTCAACTACGGCGACATTAGAAATTATAGAAGAAGCGGTGAAACAATTTCATCGTCCAGAAGAGGGGGTGAGTATTTTAGTTGCACCAACAGGGATACAATTGTGTAGTGATGGTTTATTTAAAGGATGTATTGAATTAAGCGATCGCTATAATCTTTGTCGTCACTCCCACTTATTAGAAACCAAAGCCCAAGAAAAACTCGCCCAAGAAAAATACGGATGTACTGCTGTGGAACATCTGCAACGCATTGGATATTTAGGCGATCGCACATCCTTAGCTCATTGTGTCTGGTTAAATGATCATGATATCACCATTCTCGCCCAAACCCAATGTACAGTTGTCCATAACCCCTTGAGTAACCTGCGTTTAGGCAGTGGTATCGCCCCAATTTTAAAATATATCAAATCAGGGGTAAACGTGACTTTTGGTTGTGATGGCGCTTCTAGTAACGACTCCCAAGACCTGCTAGAAGCCATCAAAATGGGTTCCATCTTGCACAACATAACAGACTCAGATTATCAAAACTGGATCACACCCAAAAAAGCCGTAGAAATGGCATCATTAGGAGGAGCAAAAGGACTAAATATAGCTGACCAAATTGGTTCCCTCACCGTAGGTAAACAAGCAGACTTAGTAATGTATGATTTAACAAATTTATCATTACTACCCAGAACAGATCCCATAGGTTTATTAGTATTAGGTCGCCCCACAAACGTTGTCCATAGCGCTTGGATAAACGGGAAACAAATAGTTAGCAAAAATCAAATCAATACAATCAACATAGATAACTTACGACAAGAACTATTTAATCGTAGTCAATGGGAAACAAAACGCAAATCTCAAACCGTCGCCCAAATAGAAACTCATTATCGCCAAGTAATGGACTTATAA